The DNA region GTAACTTATATATAAACTCAGTATTAGGTTGTGGTATATTTCCTCTAGCTGGAAAGCCAAACTCAAAAGTACAACTTCCTGTTGAGTAAAGACTTTTAAAATCATAGTTTGCTCTAACGGAAGATAAGATTAAAGAATTATGGTACTTAGGATCTCTTAACAACTCTGTTTCATGAATAGCCCTTCCCTTAAATTTCATATTATCGATTTTTCGTTCCATCCATTTAATACCTTCTGGAAGCGGCTTTTCTGCATCAACAGAAATCTCAACATTAGTTATCTGAAGAAATTCAAATGTATCTGATTTATCAAGCGATGTGTTTAGTAAATTTAAGAAAAATCTAACACGAGCAGCATTATCAAAATCATTAAAGGTAACTTTTTGTGTTTCTTTGTTAGAAATACAATTTTTTCTTAAAAGAATATCCCTTAAATATCTAGTACATTTTTCATTTACTTCATGTGTTTCTTCTGCTGTATGTTCCATAGCGATATTTAATAATTTCTTATCATCGGATAATTTTAGTTCGATATATCCTTTATGCAGACTATGTTGTGTGTACATGTCCTTTGAACGGTCCGTTCTCTCAATTTCAAAATCGCAAGAAAGATGATTCGGATCTCCATTTACAGGTCTCAATGGACTCTGACTTATTATTTCATAACTACTTGAGTGTTGAGGTATTAAGTCTTTTAAAGGAATATTTATACCTTTTAATGCTTCAAATAAGGGTTTGTCAGAAAGCCACTCTAAATCTCTATTTCTTCTCTTTATTTGTGATTCTTTATCTTTTTGTTTCTCGAGAAGCACTTCGAACTCTAGTGGGCTTAGTAATGACATTGTAATCAAAGGAACTGTCTCATTCCGATCATTGGAACTAGTAAAAATTCCTTTTGAAGAAAGAAAACTTTTTAAATCATTATCCGATAATACTCTAGATGAAGAAACTAAAGGTCTTAAATTGTCTCCAAAGGGAAGAATAGTTTCTACATTCAGCTTTGGCAAATTATTGTCCAGCATTTTATTCCTCTCCCAATATTGAAATAGTATCCTTAAACGATCGAACTTCAACTGTTTCAATAAAATTACCTTCAAATAAACGCTTAGTTGTTTGCACGATATTTCTATGCTCAATTTCTAAATAATCGTAATATAGAATAACAGTTTGTTTTGCCCAGCTATTCGTTAATCTTTGCGTAAATCCCATAATTCTTTTTAAAGAATTTTCATTAAAGTTTTCATTGACAAACATCAATAGTGTTGGTCCTGATTCACTTGGATCAACACGCAAAGGCAAGACATTCGAATTAATTAGTTGTACAGGAAGTTTCTTACCATAATTAGTCGACACAAATGGATCAACATCATTGTATCCTGTTGGATGATAAAAAAAGTTATAGTCACCATATTTACTTATGGCATAATTAATCGATCTGTAAAGAAAATTTGCTTTATTGTTATCTACCAAGTAAATGGGACCATATTCGGCTTTTTTGTCTGTATTTCTAAATGCCTTTATTTCCTTAATAATATCTCTTTCTATGTCTTCTTTACTTGATAACCAAAAAATTATTCCACTGGTTTTCCGTTCTTGAATTCTTCTGCCGACTCGAGTTTCACTATATTTTTGGTCATAAGGAAAGCAATCCATCGCTTCTGCTAACTCATAGAGATATTTTTTAAATACTGATGTTGGATAATCCGGGTACTTTTCTTTATTATGTTTACAAGAAATCAATACGTCATCTTGCAAGTGATTAATTAAAGGACTTTCAAATGAAAAAATATAATCGAGACCATGCTCCTTATTTTTTCTATCGTGTTCTTCATTGAAACATTCTATTGTTGGATTGTAATCAGCACTTCCCCAACCGATTAGTTTCAGTAAATTTAGGACAATCTTCTCTCCAAACTCACCAGAACTTTTTGAATTCTCTCCTGACATAAATATCGCTCCTTACTTTACTTTTCGCTACGAAAATAAACCTTATAGAAAGACATGTTTTTTTCTTCGTCAAAGCCCTTCTCTAGATATTTATCATTTACTACTTTTATTTCAAACCCAGTGTCTAACTTGATTTTGCTTTTAAATCGTTCTTTCAATTTCATAACAGTTGTAGGTGATATATTAAATGTTTCAATAGGAATTATGTGATTTTTTTCCTCATACCTTGCTTTATATTCAAGGAACTCATCTTTTAACTCTTCGTTATCAAAAACATCTTCTAGAAAATCGTTCAAAGAACATGTGCTGTTTTGTTCAAAGTAGTTATATGTAGAATTTTTAAACTTGAATGTATCATTGATGGTCGTATTATTCAGTTGATCAACATTAATATTCGACGAAAAGGAATTGCAGATTTTAAGGAATGCATCTGTGGTGTAATTATCATCCATAACCTCTTTTAAATTTAAGAAGCTATTTTTCCAATATTGTGCTTCATTATTTTGTGACTTAGCAGAAGCATCAATAATCAATACTTTAAATCCATTCTGCATTTCATCATTAATTACTAAACAACCTTTGTCTAGCTTATCAATATTAATTCCTCTATCATAATTGATGTTGAAGTTGTCATTGGCTTGATTTACCTTCAAATATGTATCTCTGTTCTCGGTCTTAAAAAGTCCTATTACATCAATTCTTTTATTGGTTAAAGAATGATTTTTAAAATACGCCACATAAAACTCGCCTGACTTAATATTCGGATGGTTTGATTTTTCATATAAGTGTTTTAAAATCCTAACCGATTCATCATAAAAGCTTCCTTTTCCAGTAAAGATATTCTTCACGTAGAAGTAGACTTCGTTTAAATCAAGCTGACCTTCATGTGTAAAATTGAAAAATTTCTCCGCTTTAAATGGTCTCAGGAAAAATTTCAAGAGTATTTCCTTCATACTTGAGTCATTTAAGTCATGCAGCCTCTGAGATATCTCGATTCCTTCATCTCGCATCTTGTTCCCAATTTTATGTACGACTAATTGCTCTATATCCAATTCATCAAATTCAACCATTAAGATTCACCTTCTCTTACTTAAAAATATTTTTATACACTTTACCCCTAAAATTTGATAGTTCAAAATACCGTCCCCAATAGACCTATAAGAACCTCATCGTTAGAACCTGTACTAATTTAAAAAGAGGCTAAAGAATCTTTTTTCATAAATGTAAGTATTATTTTCGACATTTTCCTATGAATTCCTTTTTTCTTTGATGATTTACAATCATCATTTTGAAAATTTTTCTCAATCATCTAATTTTGGAGGAAAAGTCATGAATAAGCCTCCCTTTACAAAATCCCAAATCACCCAAGCGAATAACATCAACCTAATCCAATTCGCCAAATTACATGGTTACATCCTCGAAAATGGCGGCCGCCGCGCGCTTCATGCGAAGCAAAGTGGCGGTCTTTACTTTTTCCGGGATAGCAACAAATACTACCATTTCTCAACCGATTCTCGTGGCGGACCCATCGACTTTGTAATGCAATTTATGCGGATGGATTTTAAAGAGGCCGTTGCGTATTTGCTTGGAACTGACTTACCGCAGCATCAATCCGCACCTATCCTTCCCAAACCTTCCGGCAAGCTGCAGCTCCCGGACAAAGCGCCCAATTATAGGCGTATTTCCTGGTATCTTATCCATGTTCGGGGCATTGAACCAGAAATCGTCTTCCGTTTGATGCGTGAAAAGAAGCTATACCAGCAGGATATGACCGGAAATTGTGTCTTTGTCGGGTACGATCAGGACGGTTCGGCCAAATACTGTTCCCTTCGCGGGACATGGGCGAATCGACCTTTCAAACAGGATCGACCGTTTTCGGATAAAAGTTATCCTTTCCATATTGCCGGAACCAGTCGGAAGGTCTATGTTTGCGAAAGCCCGATCGACGCGATGAGCCATGCCACCTTGTTGAAATTGGACGGTCAGGACTGGAAAGTCGACCATCGAATTTCGCTGGGTTGTTTGTCAGATCAGGCGCTGGAACGCTTCTTGCGGCATCACGACATCAAGAAGATCATTTTTTGCTTGGACAACGATGTTAACGCCACCTTTCAGGACAGCAGCCCGGCTCCCAATTGGGGACAAGAGGCTGCCTTTAAATTTGCCGCTAAGTACGCCTGCCTAGGATATGCAACCTCCGTCGAAACACCTGTAAGCAAAGATGTGAATGAAGATTTGTGTACCCGACGGTATATAATAGAGGAAGAACGAAAACGGAGTGTTCAAGAAGACATGCTTGGACGATAAGAACTAAGCACATCGAAGAGATCCTGCTTCAACACGCGCAGGAAACGGATATTTTATCACTGGTAGACGAATAAGAATTTGAGCATACTGCGATCTGCCACATTCCAAATGAGGGATGTGGCTTTTTGCTGTTCTATCCTTAATAAGGAGCGATGAAATCATGTCCCCCTCCCTTTTTTCTCATCGGATCAAAGAACTGCCGTCCTCCGCCCCGAGAGGCCCGCCTCTTGGGGTGGAGGTTAAAGGCAGGAATAGCAAAATGTCATTTTGCGTGAAACACCGCGTGGAAGCAGAGCTTCCACCGACATTTTTACCGGTTTTGCCCCGATGATCGAATGTCACACGGAATTCACAAAAGGAAGGTGGTGCCATTGGCCAATACCGAGAAAACAGTCCAGATCACCGTCAAGCTTCCCAAAAAGCAATATGAAGCGCTGAAGAAATACGCAGCCTCCAAACATCTTAGCATGGCAGATATTGTACGGGCTTTCGTACAAAAGGGAATGTCCATCGAAGCCTACACCCAGGAGATCGACTTCATCACCGGCATCATTCGGCAAGAGATCTCGATTGCCATTAACGGCCTTAGCAACCGTCTGGCCGGACTTGCCAGCAAAGACCTCATTATGTCCGCCGCGGCGTACTATTCCACCATAGCGATCATTGCCGATCTCATTGATACGAACCGCTATACCACCTTTCGGGAAATCGAGCGGAAAGCACGGCAGCTTGCGGTCGAATATACCAAGATGAAGCTGACCGATGCGGAAAAGCTGTTCCTCTCTGGCGACTCATTCGAGCGTAATTTGGAACGGTTACGCGGAGGTGATGGCGATATCGCTGATCTATAAACAACGTTTTTTTCATCCCAATCACCCGAAAACCGCAGTCAGCAACTATGTGCATATCGGTTATATTGCCACCCGCCCCGGTGCGGTTCGGCATGAAAACATGAGCCACGGATTGTTTGGCAAACTTAAGCCCGGCAGTCTGCAAACATTTGATTCCTGGCAGGAAGTCGCACGAATTGCCCGGCAAATTTCGCGGGAAGGCAAAAATATGTACCGCAGTGTCATTTCATTTCGAACCGAGACCGCGCTTGAACTCGGTTTAACGGATTTCACCGATTGGCAACAGTATATCGAACAGCATATCTCCACCCTTGCCGCTCATAATCGGATCAAGATTGAAAACTTGTGCTGGGCCGCTGCCTTCCATAATGAACGCAATCACCCTCATCTCCATATTGTGTTTTGGGACAAGTCGCAAACTATCATAAAGAACTTCACTCATCCCGAAATTCCGAACCGTATTCGCAAACAGCTCATCAAAGACACCTTCGCGTACAAAATCAGGGAATTTTGCGTGCAACGAGACCAATTCAAAACTGGTATCACCGAAGTGACGGACAGCATCATTGAAGAATTTGAAGCCTATATGAAGCGACTAAATCCAAGAGCTTTTCGAGCGTTACAACATCGATTTGAACAAGATGATGAGGATTCCCTGCTCCGCTACCCCAAGCATCACCTGATCGAACCCGATTCGGTCAAGCAATGGGCCAAAAAATTATTCGAGCTGCGCAGGAACATGCCGAAAAGCGGCAGACTTGTCTACAAGCTATTGCCCCCGGAAACCAAGCTACGAGTGGATGCAATGGTTCATGACATGCTGAATGACAATCGGTATTTGGCACAAATGGTAGAGAACTATGTGCAAGCCAAACTGAAGTTGGCTATGCTCTACGACAGCCATCCGGACCGGCTGGAAAAACTCCGTACGGGTTATCGAAACGAAGCGGAAAAACGTATTGCGAACCGTATTCTTCTAACCGTCCGGACGATGATTCAGTTGGAGAAGGAAGCCAAGTCGAGCATTCGAGAAGCCGATCGGCAATATGCGCTGGCCGAGCAGATGCTACTGGAACTGCTTACTGCGGCGGAAGGTTGGATGATGCGGGCAGAACTAGACTATGACGACAAAGCCAAAGTCATGGGCGGAGACTTCTCCAAGCTCGCCAAAAAGGAATGGCTGCTCCGGCACAAGGATCGCGGTATGGAATGGTAATCATAGGTAAACCTATAAAAAACCGAAAGGATGAAACGACATGCTTTTTACAGATGGACATCTGCAATCCCTGGAACAGTTAATGAAACAGCCTCCGCGCCGAAAATCCGTCCAATCGGACAAGTCCAAGCAAACGAATATGGCCGCTGCGCCTTCCGCTTCTCGGCCTGAGCAAAAGAACGACCGTGAAACCAAATGATCGATTGAATCCCCACGCTATATCCTCTTTCATCTAAAAACAAGCCGTCATATCCGAAAGGAACGAAGCGTTCAATGAAAAGCAAAAGTGAATTTTACAAGGCGTTCTTCACAGCCCTGACGGAACTGGGCATCGAAGTCAAACGCTCAACTTCGGCGGATTATTTGGCAGACCTTTATTTGAAGGACCAACTCGTCGCCTTCTATACCCGTACGGATTCGATCGAGCGCAATCCGTTTGTGACCGTCCCGGATCGGCTGATGTCACAAATACAGGACTTCGCCCGGAAGACGGCGCTGCAGCTTGGGATATGCACCGAAAAACCATATTCCGAGAATACGCCCAAAATTGCAAATGCTGTCTACAAACTCTGCGAATACGACAATGTCGTCCTGGCGTGCAAGCACCATCCGTTGTTTGAATACGTCTTTTCCACGTACCGCTTGTCTCCGGACAACGGCGCGCCGGTACAGCGGCAATACTTCTACAACAAGGAAGAAGCGCTGGAAAACTTCGCGTGCCGCAGCGGATTAGTGAATGAAAAGAAGCTGTTCTTCGAGAACGAACTTATCCTCATTCACGACGAAATGGTTAAATTCCTCATCAGCCCAAACGACAAAACGATCGACCAATTCGAACAGGCACAAATCCTGATAGAGAAACTGGAAGATGTGCTGCCCGAGCTAAAAGATCGGGACATTCAACTAAATTACGATCAGCAATTTGCCCACGATTATGACGGCAACCCTGAAGCACTGGAATTTGCCGAAGACCGCTGAAAGGAGGACTCCCATGCCCAGACCGGAAAGCTCCATCTGGGGCAACATTTTGACCTGCGCGGAGATTGCCCTGCATGTGTATGAAATAATAGCCGAACGGGGCAGCGGAATCGTCATCGACGCCGACCACGCCAAAGAACTGTTAGGCGAAGAAGCGCTCAACATCGGTGAACAACACGGTGACCATGTATACTTTGACGATGCCAAAAGTGTAGTTCCTGCCTACGAATTACTCCAAAATAATGCGATTACGGATCCTGAGTTCAAAGAGCGCTGCGGCAGTCCGGAGCAGCTTGCCAAGGAAGGCAAGTTTTTCGCTCCAGAATATTTCGGCTCACTACAGGCTCCGGAAAATACACCTTGGGGAACGGTGACAAATAGCCAACCTCTCCATAATGGACTGTATTTTTTGGAGAGCGACGGAAAATGGCAGCTTGCCGTGCACCAGACCGTCGCTAACCATTGCTTATCGGACTTTGCACAAGAGCACGCTGCAAATCACGGTGAATATTTGCATTATCCACTGGACCGTTGTGCGGTTCCTGTTTATGAGTTATCTGCCTCTCATCCCGCCGTCATGGCCCAGGTGGTCGATGAAGACAGTTTGCTGCATACGCTCTGCGTGGATGAGCCGCTGTATGTAGCAATGCATAACCAACACACCGAAGAATGGGGGCATATCCACGACCGCCCTGCACCCAAAACTATGTTTTTGCAACTTCAATTGGATCAGGTTGCGGAGCAAGCTCATAAACAGGAATACCGTACACCCCATGCTGCAAACAATCCCACCCTCATAACGTTATGTACCAATGAACTGGAGCCCGACGACTTTTTTGAACCGACCGAGGAACTGGAACTGTGAAAACGAAACAAAGATGGGCTATTTCTTTGCTTCTGTTCGGGATTGGAGGTATTCTAAATCTCTTTATCAGCACCGCCCTTCATCGTCTGTTGTCCGGCTATACGTCCCGACTTGCGTGGCCCCCTATCGAATCGTGCTTGTCTAGTCTGATATCAAATCGACAGCATGTTCTGCTGTTCGTCTGTTTGCAAGGCTTCCTTTTGCTGCTTGCCATTCTGTTTTTCACAGCAAACAGCCGTCCCTATCAAAGCAAGCTGCAACGGGTGGCCCCTGGAATTGAAACCCCGATTCCAACCGGTCAGCATCAACACGGATCGGCTCGCTGGTTAAAGGAAGAGGAATGGTCTCGAGCTTTTGACCATTATTCGCTTGATCTTAGCCATCCGCTGATCCGTCATTTGATCGATACCGGTTATGACGACTTAAACTTTCTAAAACCGCCGAAACAGGAGGAATGGCATGATGAAGCTGTTTCATCCGCAAACGATCCCCAAACCTGATTCACCCGCCAAGGAATATCCGCTCAACCTCAATTCCAGTGGTATCGTGCTGGGAATGAGTCAGGAACGCGGACGTGAGAAGCTTTACTTTGTCGGCGATGATGTGCACACGCTGTGCATTGGAGCAACCCGCAGCGGGAAATCCCGTTCGGTTGTTCTGCAATCCATCGGTTTGCTGGCCCTCGCAGGCGAATCGATGGTGATTTCTGATCCGAAAGCGGAATTGCTTCACTATAGTGGCCCCATGCTGGAGAAACTGGGCTACGAAGTGCTGGAACTCGACTTTCGCCACCCTGAAAAAAGTCACCACTACAATTTGCTTCAGCCGATTATCGATGCCGCTCTTGCTGGCGATCAGGAACAGGCCGAAATGCTCGCTTGGGATATGACAAATGTCTTGGTCGGCAAAGCCCAAGGAGAGAAGATCTGGACCAACGGCGAAATGTCGGTTATAGCTGCTTCCATTCTCAGTGTCGTATGGGATAATATCAAATGGCCCGAATACCAGAACTTGACCAATTCGTATTGGTTTCTGGCCGAGATGAACAAGCAAATCGGTAACAAAACGCCGATGCAAGAGTACGTCAAACGATTGCCGCAGCATCATCCGGCCCGAGCGCTGCTTAGTATCTCCGATATCGCACCTTCCCGTACCAAAGGCAGCTTCTATACGTCGGCATTAACGACGCTGCGGCTGTTCACCTCCAAATCCATATACGCGATTACCCATAAAAGCGACTTTTCTTTAGCCCAGCTCGGCGAAAAGAAACAAGCGCTTTTTATTGTTTTACCGGATGAAAAGACCACGTTCTACCCTGTTGCATCCCTGATGGTCTCGCAGCTTTATGAACTGCTAACAGCCGAGGCTGACAAGCGCGGCGGACGACTGAAACGGCGCGTTAACTTCCTGCTGGACGAGTTTGGCAACTTTACGCCGATCGCCGACTTCACGAACAAGCTGACGGTCGGCGGCGGACGCGGGATGCGTTTCAACCTGTTTCTGCAAAGCTTCGAGCAACTCAAAGAAAAGTATGATGCCCATGCCGCCAGCACAATCAAGTCTAACTGCCAGACGTGGATATATATGCAGGCTGACGACCTCGAAACCTTGCGAGAAATTAGCGAAAAGTTAGGAACATACACCACTTCCAGCTATTCGCTCTCTTCGTCGCACGGCAAATACTCGACACCGAGCACTTCGCATTCGCTCAATTTATTGGAACGCAAGCTGCTCACCGTGGACGAAGTGCGCCGCATCTCGCGTCCCTATCAAATCGTCCTATCCCGCAGTCATCCGGCCATGATGTATGCTCCCGATCTCGGTAAATGGGCATTCAACCGCATGATGGGGCTCGGGGACAAGGAGCATAACCGCAGAGTTCGGGAGGAACGGGAAGCACGGCGGCCGATTCGGACCAACACGCGAGAGGAGGTGAAACTATGGAACATATGGGTGTACTACCACAAGGACATCACCCGGCAACTAGCGGAACAGCAGCGTGCGGCGGCAGCGCAAAATGGTTTTCCCCCTTTTTCGTTCGACGATTGAAGAAAGGAGGGCAAGCGGTAATTCGGTACACGGT from Paenibacillus macerans includes:
- the gapS4b gene encoding GapS4b family protein; the encoded protein is MLDNNLPKLNVETILPFGDNLRPLVSSSRVLSDNDLKSFLSSKGIFTSSNDRNETVPLITMSLLSPLEFEVLLEKQKDKESQIKRRNRDLEWLSDKPLFEALKGINIPLKDLIPQHSSSYEIISQSPLRPVNGDPNHLSCDFEIERTDRSKDMYTQHSLHKGYIELKLSDDKKLLNIAMEHTAEETHEVNEKCTRYLRDILLRKNCISNKETQKVTFNDFDNAARVRFFLNLLNTSLDKSDTFEFLQITNVEISVDAEKPLPEGIKWMERKIDNMKFKGRAIHETELLRDPKYHNSLILSSVRANYDFKSLYSTGSCTFEFGFPARGNIPQPNTEFIYKLLNFNFESKTKAKNKVQGFLYAKFDEFKTIAYKVTKGEKVTQ
- the gapS4a gene encoding GapS4a family protein, translating into MSGENSKSSGEFGEKIVLNLLKLIGWGSADYNPTIECFNEEHDRKNKEHGLDYIFSFESPLINHLQDDVLISCKHNKEKYPDYPTSVFKKYLYELAEAMDCFPYDQKYSETRVGRRIQERKTSGIIFWLSSKEDIERDIIKEIKAFRNTDKKAEYGPIYLVDNNKANFLYRSINYAISKYGDYNFFYHPTGYNDVDPFVSTNYGKKLPVQLINSNVLPLRVDPSESGPTLLMFVNENFNENSLKRIMGFTQRLTNSWAKQTVILYYDYLEIEHRNIVQTTKRLFEGNFIETVEVRSFKDTISILGEE
- a CDS encoding nucleoid-associated protein, with the protein product MVEFDELDIEQLVVHKIGNKMRDEGIEISQRLHDLNDSSMKEILLKFFLRPFKAEKFFNFTHEGQLDLNEVYFYVKNIFTGKGSFYDESVRILKHLYEKSNHPNIKSGEFYVAYFKNHSLTNKRIDVIGLFKTENRDTYLKVNQANDNFNINYDRGINIDKLDKGCLVINDEMQNGFKVLIIDASAKSQNNEAQYWKNSFLNLKEVMDDNYTTDAFLKICNSFSSNINVDQLNNTTINDTFKFKNSTYNYFEQNSTCSLNDFLEDVFDNEELKDEFLEYKARYEEKNHIIPIETFNISPTTVMKLKERFKSKIKLDTGFEIKVVNDKYLEKGFDEEKNMSFYKVYFRSEK
- a CDS encoding DUF3991 and TOPRIM domain-containing protein, which produces MNKPPFTKSQITQANNINLIQFAKLHGYILENGGRRALHAKQSGGLYFFRDSNKYYHFSTDSRGGPIDFVMQFMRMDFKEAVAYLLGTDLPQHQSAPILPKPSGKLQLPDKAPNYRRISWYLIHVRGIEPEIVFRLMREKKLYQQDMTGNCVFVGYDQDGSAKYCSLRGTWANRPFKQDRPFSDKSYPFHIAGTSRKVYVCESPIDAMSHATLLKLDGQDWKVDHRISLGCLSDQALERFLRHHDIKKIIFCLDNDVNATFQDSSPAPNWGQEAAFKFAAKYACLGYATSVETPVSKDVNEDLCTRRYIIEEERKRSVQEDMLGR
- the mobP3 gene encoding MobP3 family relaxase, whose product is MAISLIYKQRFFHPNHPKTAVSNYVHIGYIATRPGAVRHENMSHGLFGKLKPGSLQTFDSWQEVARIARQISREGKNMYRSVISFRTETALELGLTDFTDWQQYIEQHISTLAAHNRIKIENLCWAAAFHNERNHPHLHIVFWDKSQTIIKNFTHPEIPNRIRKQLIKDTFAYKIREFCVQRDQFKTGITEVTDSIIEEFEAYMKRLNPRAFRALQHRFEQDDEDSLLRYPKHHLIEPDSVKQWAKKLFELRRNMPKSGRLVYKLLPPETKLRVDAMVHDMLNDNRYLAQMVENYVQAKLKLAMLYDSHPDRLEKLRTGYRNEAEKRIANRILLTVRTMIQLEKEAKSSIREADRQYALAEQMLLELLTAAEGWMMRAELDYDDKAKVMGGDFSKLAKKEWLLRHKDRGMEW
- a CDS encoding VirD4-like conjugal transfer protein, CD1115 family is translated as MMKLFHPQTIPKPDSPAKEYPLNLNSSGIVLGMSQERGREKLYFVGDDVHTLCIGATRSGKSRSVVLQSIGLLALAGESMVISDPKAELLHYSGPMLEKLGYEVLELDFRHPEKSHHYNLLQPIIDAALAGDQEQAEMLAWDMTNVLVGKAQGEKIWTNGEMSVIAASILSVVWDNIKWPEYQNLTNSYWFLAEMNKQIGNKTPMQEYVKRLPQHHPARALLSISDIAPSRTKGSFYTSALTTLRLFTSKSIYAITHKSDFSLAQLGEKKQALFIVLPDEKTTFYPVASLMVSQLYELLTAEADKRGGRLKRRVNFLLDEFGNFTPIADFTNKLTVGGGRGMRFNLFLQSFEQLKEKYDAHAASTIKSNCQTWIYMQADDLETLREISEKLGTYTTSSYSLSSSHGKYSTPSTSHSLNLLERKLLTVDEVRRISRPYQIVLSRSHPAMMYAPDLGKWAFNRMMGLGDKEHNRRVREEREARRPIRTNTREEVKLWNIWVYYHKDITRQLAEQQRAAAAQNGFPPFSFDD